The genomic window tataatttaataattattcacattttaatattcttttataacaataaaattcaaCACTACTTAAATTGTGTTCCAACTTTGTTCTTTGCCGCTTGAAAATATTAGGTAGATTGAATTAGTCACGACATATATTCCCATGTTGATAAGAAAAACTGTTCTCCAGGCTGACAAGGTTGGCTAATGATAAATAGGTTAAAGTTTATCGTCGTCAAGATTACTAGGGCTGAATACTTACGTTGTTATTGATTATTAGTCCTACTGTCGTAGTGACAAGAAAGCCACAAGTGTTTCCAATCGAATTAGAGATCCCCATCAATGTTCCCGCGTAATTGGAGGACAAGTCTAGCATGTTAACTTGATAGCCAGAGAAACCGGCTCCACTAAGCCCGACCGACAAGCACATGCAACATATAGCTAAAATGTAATTGCACCCTGCAAaggaaagaataattaaattgatgGCCGCACCATAAGTTCCAATAGAGTTCATAAGCTTTCTTGTTGCCCCAACGCTCAATTTGTTGTTGACGATGAGGTAATCTGAGATACTACCAAAATTAATGGCCATAATCCACATAAGTAGAAAGGGTAGCGCAGATAAAAACCCGTTCTAATAACGATTTATTAATGacataaaaagaattaattactattaatcCATTACCTTATCCAAGGAGAAGTGCTGAATACTACTTAAATAAGTCGGTAACTCTGTAAGAAAGGTGTAGTTGCCCCAATTTTGACCAAAGTGGGCAATGATAATAGCTATGAATGGCGGAGATGTAAGAATTTTTCTTAACGGCGGGAATTTAGTATTCTGCCCACCATTGCTGTGGCTCGAACTTGATGCTAAATATATCACTTCAGAAGGGGATATTTTATAATGGGTTTCAGGACTATTAGAGGTAAACAGAGcccaaaaaataaaccaaataatGCCTATTATTCCAAAGCTATAGAAAGCCCATGGCCAACCAAATGAATTAGAGAGTAGACCACTAATGGGTAAAGAAATTATAGTTCCAAAATTAGCTCCTGttgcattaaatataaattataggagtttgattattttgttcCACTCATTACCTGTCCAAATAATTGTTCCAAGTTTAGATCTCTCATTTTTATGGATCCATTTAGATATCAAGGCGTGCATAACGGGAAAAGTAACACcctatataagaaaaatatttacagaattTACAAATTAGACATGACTCGATCAAAAATACTTCAGCTAATCCTTCAATAATCCTTAAAACCACAAGAGCTGTAATGCCTAATGAAGCCGCCAATGGAgttaaaatggttaaaatagCTGTTGACAGTGTGCCTAAGCCAAAGAGCCATTTTCCTCCATATTTTTCAGCTAAATATCCTCCTGGGATTTGAGTTAAGacatatccataaaaaaatgatccaagaatcaaatttttttgttcttctgaCCAATCAAACTTAGGACC from Lepeophtheirus salmonis chromosome 1, UVic_Lsal_1.4, whole genome shotgun sequence includes these protein-coding regions:
- the LOC121113876 gene encoding sialin-like isoform X2 gives rise to the protein MSDQEESDSNYSFHNNEDGQDLIRTPEEENPGFGQRHVFTLLSFLGFANVYAMRVNLSVAIVAMTTSNNTNSSHQMGHECPSSGNLSFGPLISATLNYEEKYFNVGPKFDWSEEQKNLILGSFFYGYVLTQIPGGYLAEKYGGKWLFGLGTLSTAILTILTPLAASLGITALVVLRIIEGLAEGVTFPVMHALISKWIHKNERSKLGTIIWTGANFGTIISLPISGLLSNSFGWPWAFYSFGIIGIIWFIFWALFTSNSPETHYKISPSEVIYLASSSSHSNGGQNTKFPPLRKILTSPPFIAIIIAHFGQNWGNYTFLTELPTYLSSIQHFSLDKNGFLSALPFLLMWIMAINFGSISDYLIVNNKLSVGATRKLMNSIGTYAICCMCLSVGLSGAGFSGYQVNMLDLSSNYAGTLMGISNSIGNTCGFLVTTTVGLIINNNPTLSAWRTVFLINMGIYVVTNSIYLIFSSGKEQSWNTI
- the LOC121113876 gene encoding sialin-like isoform X1; protein product: MSDQEESDSNYSFHNNEDGQDLIRTPEEENPGFGQRHVFTLLSFLGFANVYAMRVNLSVAIVAMTTSNNTNSSHQMGHECPSSGNLSFGPLISATLNYEEKYFNVGPKFDWSEEQKNLILGSFFYGYVLTQIPGGYLAEKYGGKWLFGLGTLSTAILTILTPLAASLGITALVVLRIIEGLAEGVTFPVMHALISKWIHKNERSKLGTIIWTGANFGTIISLPISGLLSNSFGWPWAFYSFGIIGIIWFIFWALFTSNSPETHYKISPSEVIYLASSSSHSNGGQNTKFPPLRKILTSPPFIAIIIAHFGQNWGNYTFLTELPTYLSSIQHFSLDKNGFLSALPFLLMWIMAINFGSISDYLIVNNKLSVGATRKLMNSIGTYGAAINLIILSFAGCNYILAICCMCLSVGLSGAGFSGYQVNMLDLSSNYAGTLMGISNSIGNTCGFLVTTTVGLIINNNPTLSAWRTVFLINMGIYVVTNSIYLIFSSGKEQSWNTI
- the LOC121113876 gene encoding sialin-like isoform X3: MGHECPSSGNLSFGPLISATLNYEEKYFNVGPKFDWSEEQKNLILGSFFYGYVLTQIPGGYLAEKYGGKWLFGLGTLSTAILTILTPLAASLGITALVVLRIIEGLAEGVTFPVMHALISKWIHKNERSKLGTIIWTGANFGTIISLPISGLLSNSFGWPWAFYSFGIIGIIWFIFWALFTSNSPETHYKISPSEVIYLASSSSHSNGGQNTKFPPLRKILTSPPFIAIIIAHFGQNWGNYTFLTELPTYLSSIQHFSLDKNGFLSALPFLLMWIMAINFGSISDYLIVNNKLSVGATRKLMNSIGTYGAAINLIILSFAGCNYILAICCMCLSVGLSGAGFSGYQVNMLDLSSNYAGTLMGISNSIGNTCGFLVTTTVGLIINNNPTLSAWRTVFLINMGIYVVTNSIYLIFSSGKEQSWNTI